AATTAAGATTTATATTAAACGAGTCAAGTATGGTTATTCCTGATGGTTGCGGGGTAGTGTTAGCGTCAAAGATTTTAGGAGTGCCTCTTAAGGAAAGAGTTGCAGGGTATGATTTAGTGCAGGGAATTTTTAAACTCAAGCTAGATAGAAAGATACGTATGTTTTTGTTAGGAGGTGCACCGCTAGTAGCAAAAAGAGCAGCGGAAAGATATGCTAATTTGGAAGGAGTAGAATTTGTAGGATATTATGATGGTTACTTTACGGAAGAAGAAGAGCCAGGCATAATAGATAGAATAAATGAGCTTGATGTAGATATATTATTAGTTGGTATGGGTGCTCCAAAGCAGGAGAAATGGATGTATAAAAATAAAGATAAACTTAAAGTAAAAATAAGTATGGGTGTTGGAGGATCTTTTGATATTATGGCAGGAGAAGTAAAAAGAGCTCCAAAGTTTTTCCGGGACAATGGATTAGAGTGGTTTTATCGATTATGTAAACAGCCAACTAGATTAAAAAGGATGTTAAAACTACCTAGATTTATTTTGTT
The Clostridiales bacterium genome window above contains:
- a CDS encoding WecB/TagA/CpsF family glycosyltransferase — encoded protein: MRKCVRILDVNVDDLTMDGAIDSIVKLLKDDKNNIICTPNAEIMMTSYKDDELRFILNESSMVIPDGCGVVLASKILGVPLKERVAGYDLVQGIFKLKLDRKIRMFLLGGAPLVAKRAAERYANLEGVEFVGYYDGYFTEEEEPGIIDRINELDVDILLVGMGAPKQEKWMYKNKDKLKVKISMGVGGSFDIMAGEVKRAPKFFRDNGLEWFYRLCKQPTRLKRMLKLPRFILLVIYKRLVNG